Proteins from a single region of Candidatus Methylacidiphilales bacterium:
- a CDS encoding DUF3095 family protein produces the protein MAHSKILSQNFYGQLPFLPDFNAVADEANFHSLPDDWVLLATDIMDSTGHIAAGEYKNINLIGTSCITAVLNALGRADVPFFFGGDGAQIACPAAESERCLQVLRGVARRAGEAFNFRLRVAGFSAGSLRAEGYDLKVARLRLAPELSQALFSGNGLPEVDRRLKQQDAAGAKDEPVAEPDLAGLECRWKQIPSTKGEIISLLVQVLPGASDPGIVYRSVLDRIAEILGRKEERHPLRQEVMELDCSAEGQRAERALTGSGQPALIRASLKILSRLAMRMGNWVLHHRVRMPGVDWGGYFDEVVQFSDSEKFNGMLSMVAACSRPNREILENYLEEKCLAGELVYGLHVSQAALLTCMVFDRKQRHVHFVDGADGGYAMAAKQLKGKLEILAQARNR, from the coding sequence ATGGCGCACTCGAAGATTTTATCCCAAAATTTTTACGGGCAACTGCCTTTCCTGCCGGATTTCAACGCCGTGGCTGATGAGGCCAATTTTCATTCCTTGCCGGACGACTGGGTTTTGCTGGCCACGGATATCATGGATTCGACGGGGCACATCGCGGCCGGTGAATACAAAAACATCAATCTGATCGGGACCTCCTGCATTACCGCGGTCCTGAATGCGTTGGGCCGCGCGGATGTGCCCTTTTTCTTCGGCGGAGACGGCGCGCAAATCGCCTGCCCGGCGGCGGAGTCGGAGCGGTGCCTTCAAGTTTTACGTGGTGTGGCCCGGCGGGCGGGCGAAGCCTTTAATTTCCGGCTGCGGGTGGCCGGGTTTTCCGCGGGGTCCCTGAGGGCGGAGGGTTATGATTTGAAGGTGGCGCGGCTCAGATTAGCTCCTGAACTAAGTCAGGCCCTGTTTTCCGGGAACGGTTTGCCGGAAGTGGACCGCCGGCTGAAACAGCAGGATGCGGCAGGCGCAAAGGATGAGCCGGTTGCCGAACCCGACCTGGCCGGCCTGGAATGCCGCTGGAAACAAATCCCGAGCACGAAGGGGGAAATCATCAGTTTGCTCGTGCAGGTTTTGCCCGGGGCTTCCGACCCGGGAATTGTTTATCGCAGTGTGCTGGACCGGATTGCCGAAATCCTGGGCCGCAAGGAGGAACGGCACCCTCTGCGCCAGGAAGTGATGGAATTGGATTGCAGCGCGGAGGGGCAGCGGGCGGAACGCGCCCTTACGGGTTCTGGACAACCGGCTTTAATACGAGCCTCACTTAAAATTTTGAGCCGGCTTGCGATGCGGATGGGCAATTGGGTCCTGCACCATCGCGTACGGATGCCGGGTGTGGACTGGGGCGGGTATTTTGACGAGGTTGTACAATTCAGCGATTCCGAAAAATTCAACGGCATGCTTTCGATGGTGGCCGCCTGTTCCAGGCCGAACCGGGAAATTCTGGAAAATTACCTGGAGGAAAAATGCCTGGCCGGGGAACTGGTTTATGGACTGCACGTTTCACAAGCCGCGCTGCTTACCTGCATGGTTTTTGACCGCAAACAACGCCATGTGCATTTTGTGGACGGCGCGGATGGCGGCTATGCGATGGCCGCGAAGCAGCTCAAGGGCAAACTTGAAATCCTTGCGCAAGCACGGAACCGATGA
- a CDS encoding SpoIIE family protein phosphatase: MPAIDQHLLAALMDNIPDMIYFKDTKGHFISVSRAMMQYFGVASQEEIMGKTDFDFFLHEHAQQAYDDEQKVISTGQAMVAKIEFELLPDGRKRWVSTTKIPLRDEMGNITGTCGISRDVTEQYDQAEKLREYAQALADKQNQMEEELAFAREIQMALLPQEYPVFPKGVSAQESALAFSHRYLPTTQVGGDFFTILPISDTQAGVLICDVMGHGVHAALVTVMQRIFVEELQPWSSNPGVFLGQLNRRLRAIFQRVETPLFVTAFYAVIDSANGALRFANAGHPLPLRINRLKGEVKRLGAAQKETTFPLAMMEDAVYMTQRETFSVGDLLFLFTDGLCDIEDKNGERFEDKAFVSIVRNCAQLRGEAFLDAVAAEVKAASGPEGFEDDVCMLGIEYQYQTHHALE, encoded by the coding sequence ATGCCCGCAATCGATCAACACCTTTTGGCAGCCTTGATGGACAACATCCCGGATATGATTTATTTCAAGGACACGAAAGGGCATTTTATTTCCGTCAGCCGCGCCATGATGCAATATTTTGGGGTTGCAAGCCAGGAAGAGATCATGGGAAAGACGGACTTCGATTTTTTTCTGCATGAGCACGCCCAACAGGCTTACGACGACGAGCAAAAAGTCATCAGCACTGGCCAGGCGATGGTGGCAAAAATCGAGTTTGAACTTTTGCCGGACGGACGGAAACGCTGGGTCTCCACCACAAAAATTCCCCTGCGCGACGAAATGGGAAACATCACCGGGACCTGCGGGATTTCACGCGATGTCACCGAACAGTACGACCAGGCCGAAAAATTGCGCGAATATGCCCAAGCCCTTGCAGACAAACAAAACCAGATGGAGGAGGAACTCGCCTTTGCCCGTGAAATCCAAATGGCATTGCTGCCCCAGGAATACCCGGTTTTCCCCAAAGGCGTTTCCGCCCAGGAAAGCGCGCTGGCGTTTTCACATCGCTACCTGCCGACCACGCAGGTGGGGGGTGATTTTTTTACGATCCTTCCCATCTCAGACACCCAGGCGGGGGTACTCATTTGCGATGTGATGGGACATGGCGTCCACGCCGCCCTCGTCACCGTCATGCAGCGGATTTTTGTCGAGGAACTTCAACCGTGGTCCAGCAACCCCGGCGTTTTTCTGGGGCAATTGAACCGCCGCCTGCGCGCCATATTCCAGCGGGTGGAAACTCCGCTTTTTGTCACCGCCTTTTATGCCGTGATCGACTCGGCGAACGGCGCGCTGCGATTCGCCAATGCCGGACATCCGCTGCCCTTGCGCATCAACCGGCTAAAAGGCGAAGTCAAACGGCTCGGCGCAGCTCAGAAGGAAACCACCTTCCCACTTGCGATGATGGAGGATGCGGTTTACATGACCCAGCGCGAAACATTCAGCGTCGGCGATTTGCTGTTCCTGTTCACGGACGGCTTGTGTGATATCGAGGACAAAAACGGGGAGCGTTTTGAAGATAAGGCCTTTGTTTCCATCGTAAGGAATTGCGCTCAACTGCGGGGAGAGGCTTTTTTGGACGCCGTGGCGGCGGAGGTCAAGGCAGCCTCCGGACCGGAAGGCTTTGAAGATGATGTCTGCATGCTCGGGATCGAATACCAGTATCAGACCCATCATGCGCTGGAATAA